The Candidatus Synechococcus calcipolaris G9 nucleotide sequence ACCGAGATTAGCTGGCTTTAACCCCATCTAGAACCTGCTTGACCCGCTCAACAATATCGGCGGGCATGGGCACGTAGTCTAGTTGCTGAGTGGTGCTGGTACCCTCGGTGAGGGCCCAAATCATCGTGGACTTGAGGGCTTCCCATTTCTTGGCATCCTGGTATTCGGGATAGACCATAATCCAGGTCAAGCCAGCAATGGGGAAGGCATCGGGATTTTCGGGATCGGGCACAACCAGGCCAAAGTCTTCGGGAATCGGAACCCCTTCAAAGGCTTTAGATGCAGCCTCCGGTGAGGGATAGATAAAGTTACCGGACTTATTCTCGACCTGGGCCCTGGCAATATCATTCAGCTTGGCGTAGGCGTACTCAACGTAGCCAATGGTGCCTTCGTTTTGCTGAATTTGGGCGGCAACCCCTTCGTTCCCTTGACCACCCACACCCGTGGGCCAGTCAACGGAGGTGCCAACACCAGCGGGCCAGTCAGGACAAGCGGCATTAATGTGATTCACAAAAATAAAGGTGGTACCACTGCCATCGGAGCGGTGGGCAAAGGTAATGGGCATATCGGGCAAGTCTTTGCCAGGGTTGGATGCCACAAGGGCGGGATCATTCCATGTCGTGATTTTGCCTTCAACAATGCCGCAGAGAACTTCCCGGGAAATCCGTAATTCCTCAACGCCAGGTAAATTGTAGGCTAAAACCACTGCTCCACCGGCCATGGGAACCTGGATTGGATCCGCACCGTATTTGTCTTGGAAAGACTTGAGCCGATCGCCAGTGATGGGAGCATCGGACGCGCCGAAGTCCACGGTACCACTGATGTATTGCTCAAGACCGGCCCCACTACCAACGGATTGATAGCTGATCTGGACATCGGGATTTTCATCCTGGGCATAGGTGGCGAACCAGTTTTGATATAGGGGAGCAGGGAAACTTGCCCCCGCACCACTCAGGGCAACGGTTTCACCCGTAGAAGTAGGGCCGGAACCACTATCTGTACCTGTATCCCCTTCACCACCACAGGCAGCAACGGTGCCCGCAAGGACAAGGGTAGAAAGAATAGAGACTAGACGAGTTGGACGAATTTTGAAGATCATAAGCGGCGATCGCAATTAAGAACAAAAACCAAATTGCATAAGACTAACTTGCTGCGAAAGGATAGAGATGACTATACCCGCAAAACAAGCTAGGGAGATATTACAGGAGCATTGTAAAGGTTGGATTAAATTCTGCCGGAGTTTATTTGTATTTTGATCTCAGGGATCCAAGTCATAATTTCCAAGATTTCGATGGATTAAGTTGCGGGCGAATTAAATTGCCATCGATACTATTTCTTGAGCACCTTTAATAATTGAGAATTATTCTAATTAATGAAAGAGGAATTATCCCTTGTATAATTCTTCTGCTTAGGTCATTTATGTAGTCAGCACAAGGAAGATAGTCCGTGCATAGTCATAACTTATTAAGAAATTACGTCATTATTTTGCTAATGGCAGCTATCCCCCTTCCCGTATTAGCGGAACGGGATACCCTTCCTATTATGATTAACGGCTGTGTCATCAAACCCAACACCGATTGTAGGGGGCTGGGCAATAGCCTTAAATATGCCAATCTCAGTGGGGTTGACTTAAGCGGGGCCAATCTGTCGGGATTAAACCTGCACGGTGCGTCCCTACGGAATGCCAATCTAAGGGGAGCTAATTTACAGCGTGTTGAGCTAGATATGGCTTCCCTAGCCAAGGCGGATTTGACGGGAGCAGACTTGACGGATGCCTACTTTGCTCTCTCTGATGTCGCTGGGGCTAATTTCCAAGCGGCGATTCTCACCAATGTTGATTTGCGCGGGGCAAATGGAGCTAGAACCGCCATTCTAGA carries:
- the pstS gene encoding phosphate ABC transporter substrate-binding protein PstS, with amino-acid sequence MIFKIRPTRLVSILSTLVLAGTVAACGGEGDTGTDSGSGPTSTGETVALSGAGASFPAPLYQNWFATYAQDENPDVQISYQSVGSGAGLEQYISGTVDFGASDAPITGDRLKSFQDKYGADPIQVPMAGGAVVLAYNLPGVEELRISREVLCGIVEGKITTWNDPALVASNPGKDLPDMPITFAHRSDGSGTTFIFVNHINAACPDWPAGVGTSVDWPTGVGGQGNEGVAAQIQQNEGTIGYVEYAYAKLNDIARAQVENKSGNFIYPSPEAASKAFEGVPIPEDFGLVVPDPENPDAFPIAGLTWIMVYPEYQDAKKWEALKSTMIWALTEGTSTTQQLDYVPMPADIVERVKQVLDGVKAS
- a CDS encoding pentapeptide repeat-containing protein codes for the protein MHSHNLLRNYVIILLMAAIPLPVLAERDTLPIMINGCVIKPNTDCRGLGNSLKYANLSGVDLSGANLSGLNLHGASLRNANLRGANLQRVELDMASLAKADLTGADLTDAYFALSDVAGANFQAAILTNVDLRGANGARTAILDGARLCNTTLPDGTIRNDHCP